A section of the Drosophila subobscura isolate 14011-0131.10 chromosome A, UCBerk_Dsub_1.0, whole genome shotgun sequence genome encodes:
- the LOC117903803 gene encoding type 1 phosphatases regulator ypi1 has translation MDPQENSELDRTNAEEPAPSMMIKIRIVENGSTEVPASSTRTIHGGSIFQSTTVMGDGTGTCSIDSATASASISSTINQTTASEPMPMPQPTLRLVLRRPDTTRRVSFHVDVVDNENMNRRRSKCCCIYNKPHPFGESSSETDDECEHCFGHPEVRAENRQRKMKAACGCGCRGGHTHSDATVLVSEEQETSGSQPEVQHQQNAPEYHLKTQTSAQQTADDPDGEAQEMPAIVEEPRLFEFPEISAKQKQHNGEDTLS, from the coding sequence ATGGATCCGCAAGAGAACTCCGAGTTGGATAGAACGAACGCAGAGGAGCCTGCTCCATCGATGATGATTAAAATACGCATCGTTGAAAACGGCAGCACAGAAGTACCTGCCAGCTCTACGCGGACCATCCATGGCGGTAGTATCTTCCAATCTACCACCGTCATGGGTGACGGCACAGGGACCTGCAGCATCGACAGTGCTACTGCTAGTGCTTCCATCTCTTCGACCATTAATCAGACGACTGCATCAGAGCCAATGCCGATGCCACAACCCACACTGCGTCTCGTTCTGCGACGTCCCGACACGACCCGTCGGGTTAGCTTCCACGTTGATGTTGTCGACAACGAGAACATGAATCGTCGCAGATCCAAGTGCTGTTGCATCTACAACAAGCCGCACCCCTTCGGCGAGAGCTCCTCCGAAACGGATGACGAGTGCGAGCACTGTTTTGGGCATCCCGAGGTGCGGGCAGAGAATCGCCAAAGGAAGATGAAGGCCGCCTGTGGTTGCGGCTGTAGGGGAGGCCACACTCACTCGGATGCCACAGTGTTGGTGTCAGAAGAGCAAGAGACCTCAGGGTCCCAGCCAGAagtgcagcatcagcagaatgCTCCAGAATATCATTTGAAGACTCAAACATCTGCTCAGCAGACCGCTGATGATCCGGATGGGGAAGCCCAAGAAATGCCTGCAATCGTAGAGGAGCCAAGACTATTCGAATTTCCAGAGATCTCagcaaagcagaagcaacacaATGGGGAGGACACACTGTCCTAG